The DNA segment CAAATGCCATCCAGTTTTTGATCTCAGGATCAATTGCCGTTTCCAGATCCAGATCGATCGGGCTATGCAATAATGAGCAGGAAGGTGCGATGATCAGCCTGTCTGCTCCAAGTTTTTCAATAGCCTTATTGATCAGGCTTAAAGACTTTTCATAGTCGTTCTTCCAAACATTGCGTCCGTCTACTACACCCAAAGAAAGTTGCAGGCTGTCCGGAATCAGTGCAAGCACTTCATCCAGTTGCTCAGGTGCACGTACCAAATCTATATGAAGTGCAGTAACAGGAAGGCTTAGGGCCAGCCCGGTGTTGTCCAGCAAGGCTTCAAAATAGGTAGCAAGCAATATTTTAACACCACTTACACGATTGGATATAGCACGGTAAGCATAATCAAATGCTTCTTTCTCTTTTTTCGAAAGGTCGAGTACCAGGCAGGGCTCGTCCAGCTGGATCCATTTAGCGCCCTGTTGTCTAAGACGATTGATGATGTCCACATATACAGGCACCAATTTTTTAATCAGATCTATGCGTTCAAATCCCTGTTCCTTTTCTTTGCCTTGTAAAAGGTAGCTTACAGGACCTAAAAGTACTGGCTTGGCCTTTTCACCGAGCTGCAGCTTTGCCGTATTGTATTCGCTAAAAATGTTCTCATTAAAAATCCTGAACTCCTGATTAGCGGTAAATTCCGGCACGATATAATGGTAGTTGGTATCCAGCCATTTGGTCATTTCCATTGCGGTAATGTCCAGACCATCTTTCTGATAGCCACGGGCCATAGCAAAATAAAGGTCAATTTCATTATTGGTCTTTACCTTTGAAAGTACCGGCGAATATCGCTGAGGAATAACGCCCAACAGCAGGCTGGTATCCAATACCTGGTCGTAAAAGCTAAAATCATTACAAGGGATCAGGTCAATCCCTGCATCGAGTTGGGTCTGCCAGTTATCCTGCTTGATTTTACGGGCAATCCCGTTTAGTTCATCCTGACCAATTTTACCGGCCCAATACTGTTCACAGGCTTTTTTTAGTTGTCTTTGGTTACCAATTCGCGGGTAGCCGAGATTTTGTGTTAACATTTTTTAAAAGATTTAATTAGAACTTCAAATTGCTTTTTCGCGAAAGCATTACTGACAGTGGACATTATTCCGACGGACTAAATTCCTTACAAAGTTATATATGAAGATTATAAATCTTAACAAACTAAATAAATAAGCATAAATAACTTTTTTAATAATATAATAAAGCATAATATGCTTTTAAGTTGTTACTTTTACGATGATTAAGGAAAATTATGCTAATGGAAGAATTGGATGAAACAGATTTGTTGCTGCTGAAGATATTGGGCGACAATTCAAACTACACGGTTAAAGAGCTTGCCGCTAAGGTAAACCTCTCCACATCACCTGTTTTTGAGCGGATAAAAAGACTGGAAAGCACAGGCTATATCAAAAAGTATATAGCCATACTTGATGCTGAAAAATTTAACCAGGGATTTATTGTTTTTTGTAACATAAAACTCAAACAGCACGACAGAAAAATAGGTCATAAGTTTGTAGAAGATATTTTAAAGATCGATGAAGTAGTAGAGTGTTACAATATTTCCGGCGATTTTGACTTTATATTAAAGGTTTACGCAAAGGACATGAAGCACTACCAGGACTTCGTTTTCAACAAACTGGGATCGGTTAAAAGTATAGGAAGTACCCACAGTACTTTTGCCATGGCAGAGATTAAGAATTCCTATAACATTAATTTTTAAAAGGGTACACGATCGGCGGGGACAATCTTTAGACGTAGTTACCATATAGTTGCCTCATACTTGCTTCGATTGTGGGTATGTTAAATAGGCTACCTTATTACATTACATCATTCTTTGGCAACAAGATTCCGGAAATTTATAACGCTCTGGGCCACATCCTGACTATTGCTTTGCCAGTTGTACTCGTACTCTGCAGAAATAGCCCCTTTGAAATTTTGCCTTTTCAACTCAGCAATTACACCAGCTATATTGCCGACACCTTCTCCCCAGTGTACATCATGTCCAGCCTTTCCTTTGATGTTAAGGTCTTTCATATGGGAATGCAGCACATGGCCTTCCAGTTTCTTAAGACAATCAACCGGATCCAGCCCCGAACGTACCCAATGGCCTATATCAGCACATGCCCCAATACGTTTGCTCTGGCCTTTAATGGCATTCAATACAACATCAGGATTCCAATAATGCGAGGGATTGGGATGGTTGTGAATGGCCAGATTGATCAGATATTTGTCAGTCAATTTTGAAAGCAAGGGCATATATTGTTCATTTGGCTCAGATGTTATGGTTTCAATACCCATTGCTTTACAGAAATCAAATAGTTTAATCCATTCGTCCTCGCTTTTTGGGCTAACCACACCAAATGCTATAATTTTTACATGGTTTGCTTTCAGCATTTCCAAAACTGCTTTCCTTTTAGCCTCATCCATATCAGGCCCCATTTTCCCTTC comes from the Pedobacter heparinus DSM 2366 genome and includes:
- a CDS encoding Lrp/AsnC family transcriptional regulator, which encodes MEELDETDLLLLKILGDNSNYTVKELAAKVNLSTSPVFERIKRLESTGYIKKYIAILDAEKFNQGFIVFCNIKLKQHDRKIGHKFVEDILKIDEVVECYNISGDFDFILKVYAKDMKHYQDFVFNKLGSVKSIGSTHSTFAMAEIKNSYNINF
- a CDS encoding sugar phosphate isomerase/epimerase family protein, with translation MKIGIKVLTGISLILILSNCKSIKSGNTASVSKNNPEAKLSWKLGAQAYTFKLYTFAQALKKIDSCKLSYVEAFAGQQIGGGIEGKMGPDMDEAKRKAVLEMLKANHVKIIAFGVVSPKSEDEWIKLFDFCKAMGIETITSEPNEQYMPLLSKLTDKYLINLAIHNHPNPSHYWNPDVVLNAIKGQSKRIGACADIGHWVRSGLDPVDCLKKLEGHVLHSHMKDLNIKGKAGHDVHWGEGVGNIAGVIAELKRQNFKGAISAEYEYNWQSNSQDVAQSVINFRNLVAKE